The following coding sequences are from one Streptomyces sp. NBC_01485 window:
- the crgA gene encoding cell division protein CrgA — MPKSRIRKKADYTPPPAKQATAIKLTNRAWVAPVMLAMFLIGLAWIVVFYVTDGSMPIDKLDNWNIVVGFGFIAAGFGVSTQWK, encoded by the coding sequence GTGCCGAAGTCACGTATCCGCAAGAAGGCCGACTACACGCCGCCTCCGGCGAAGCAGGCGACCGCCATCAAGCTGACCAACCGTGCCTGGGTCGCGCCGGTGATGCTGGCGATGTTCCTCATCGGACTCGCCTGGATCGTCGTCTTCTACGTCACCGACGGTTCAATGCCCATCGACAAGCTCGACAACTGGAACATCGTCGTCGGCTTCGGGTTCATCGCGGCCGGGTTCGGCGTCTCCACGCAGTGGAAGTAG